GCGGGAGCGCGTCGTACTCGGTGTCCGGCGGCGCGCCGGGGGCGACCGGGCGCATCGGGTGCGCGTGCGCGTCGACGGCCCGCACGGTCGCGACGTAGGCACCGAGTGCGGAGTCCGCCGGCGCCGGCAACGCGGGCGCCTGTGCGGGCAGGCGCCCGGCCGCGAAGAAGCCCGCGACGGCGGTGACGAGGGCGGTGGCGTGCGGCAGGCGGATCACGGACGCGGCGTGCGGGGCGGACGACCGGCGGGGATCGCGCAATATCGCACCACCCACGCGGGGCGGGCGCGGCGCCCGCTCCCGCTTGACGACGGATGGCGCGGGCCGCAGTGTCCCGGGGCACGTCGTCAGCACTCGCCCGCCGCACCGCCGTACCCGCGCGCCCCGGGACGCTTCCGATGGTGAACACCGCGCTCCGTTCCGACGCCACGCTTGCCGAGTGGCTGGCCGCCCGCGCCCAGGCGGTTACGCCTCGCCGGCTCGCGCTCGACCTGCTCGGCGGCGGCCTCGCCGTCGGAGCGGCGGCGCTGTGGCGGCCGCGCGGCTGGCCTGCGCTCCTGGCGGTCGGACTGTGCTTCGTCGCGTTCGGCGCGTGGGCCGTCGCCGAGCGTCAGGTGGCGGAGCGCGCCGCCGCGGCGCCGTTGGCCCCGCGCGAGGCGGTCGGCCCGTGGCGGACCGTGCGCGCCCTCGCCGCCGTCGTCGGGACGCTCGCCGCCGGCCTGCTCGGCGTCGTGCTGCTGTTCGGCGTGCTCGGAACCTGGATTAGCTGACCGCAGGCCGCGACGCCGCGCCGCCCGTGCGCGCGCGGCCGGCCTACGTGACGGGGATGCGGCGCGGCGGGTAGTGTCCGCACGGCGTGTTCAGGCGCCGCTCCGTCCGGGAGACCCGCCGATGCCCAACCGTTCCCACTCCGCGCTCGCCGTGTTCGGCGCGCTCCTGCTCGCCGGCTGTTCGACCGCGCCCGACGGCGGCGTCATCTGCACCGCGGTGTTCGCGTACGGCGTGGTCGTCGAGATCCGCGACTCGGTGTCGGGGGCGCCGCTCGCGGCCGGGGCGCGCGGCGCGGTCCACGACGGCGCTTACGTCGACTCGCTGCGCCCGGCCGAAGCGGTCAGTTCGGACACGACGTCGCTGTACTCGCGCGAGGCCGCGGGGGAGCGCGCCGGCACGTACGCGATCGAGGTCGTCCGGTCCGGATACCGGACGTGGACGAAGAGCGGCGTGACGGTGACCCGCGACGCGTGTCACGTACGACCGCAGCGGGTGCGCGCGGCGCTCGTGCCGAACGGCTGACTCCGGGCGGCCGACGCGCGTCGCGTCGCCGGCCGCCCACCGCTCGCGTGTCTGCCCCGGGCGCGCGACATCGGCCGCCGCGAAGAGAAGCCGAATGCTTCAGCGGAGGCGCGATGGGGCCGCGGGCGCAGTCGGGGGTGGGCAGGCGTGGTCGAAACGCTCGCGTCCGGGCTCGACGCGTCCTGTTACCGCGGCGATGAGCGACTGTTAGGCAATAGCGACGCGGGGCGCCGAGCCCGGGGTTGACCCCGGAGTCCGGCGCCCCGCGGGTACGCGGTGCGGCTGCGGCCTCGCGCGCTCACTCGTTCTGCCAGACGGTGTAGTGCGAACTGAGGTCCGAGTTGTTCTGCACGACCAGTTGGTGCGTTCCGACGCCGGGCGTGTCGAGGACGCAGACGGACGTCTCGTCGGTGTCGACCAGCCGGCCCGCGTCGTCGTAGACCCAGCAGTCGATGTCCCGGCCACTCGTCCCGCGGACGATGATCCGGTTGTCGTTGAGGCCGACCCAGACGGAGTGCGCGCGCACGCTGCGGGGGGAGATCGAACTCGAGAGCACGTAGGACATGGCGTCGGCGGCGCGGCGATCGCGGTGCCGCTCGAGGAGGACACCGCGACCGCGCCCGAGCGCGACGTCGACGTGGTCGCGCTCGACGAGGCGTTGACGCGGCTGGCCGCGCTCGACCCGCGGCAGGCGCGCGTGGTCGAGCTGCGCTACTTCGCGGGGCTCGAGGTCGAGGAGACGGCGGAGGTGCTCGGGATCTCGCGGGCGACGGTGGCGCGGGAGTGGGCGATGGCGCGGGCGTGGCTGCGGCGCGAGCTCGAGCCGGCGTGATGCGCGTGGCCGACGGTCCCGAGCGCGCGGCGCCCGCGGGCTACGAACGCGTCAAGGCGGTCTTCGGCGAGGCGCTCGAGCGCCGGTCGGCAGAGCGCGCGGCGTTCGTCGCGGACGCGTGCGGCGGCGACGCGGCGCTCCGCGCGGAGGTCGAGTCGCTGCTCGCCGTGCACGAGCGGAGCGGCGGGTTCCTGCTCGAGCCGCTCCGGCGCCTAACGGGCGACCCGCTCGCGGGCGCCCCCGCGACGTCGGACCCGGACGGCGGGGCGCGGCGCGCGGCGCCGCGCGACGAGCCGCCGCCGCGCGCGGTCGGGGACCGGTACGTGGTCGAGCGCGAGATCGGCCGCGGCGGGATGGAGGTCGTGTATCTCGCGCGCGACCTGCGGGTGGACCGCCCGGTCGCGGTCAAGATGCTGCGCGCGGAGCTCGCGGACGGGGTCGACGCCGAGCGGTTCGTGCGCGAGGCGCGCATCGCGGCGTCGTGCCGGCAGCCGCGCATCCTGCCCCTGCTCGACGTCGGCGGAGGCGGACGGGCGGCCGTACTTCGTCACGCCCTGGGTCGACGGGGAGTCGCTCCGCGAGCGGCTGGCGCGGGAGCGGCAGCTGCCCGTCGAGGACGCGCTGCGGATCACGGGCCAGGTCGCGGAGGCGCTGGGCCACGCCCACGCGCGCGGCGTGCTGCACCGGGACGTGACGCCGGGGAACATCCTGCTCTCGGCGGACGGGGCGTTCCTCGCCGACTTCGGGATCGCGCGCGCGGTGCTGGAGGCCGACGACGAGCAGCGGCTGACGTCGACGGGGATCGTCGTGGGCACGCCGGCGTACATGAGTCCGGAGCAGGGGTGCGGGGACCGGCACCTCGGCGCGCGGAGCGACCTGTACGCGCTCGCGTCGGTGACGTACGAAATGCTCGCGGGGCAGCCGCCGTTCATGGGACCGACGCCGCAGTCGGTGCTCGGGCAGAAGGCGGCGCACGAGCCGCAGAGTGTGAGGCGGCTGCGGCCGAGCGTGCCGGAGCACGTGGACGCGGCGTTGGGGCGGGCGCTGCGGCCGGTGCCTGCCGATCGATTCACGGACGTCGAGGCGTTTGTCGCGGTGCTCGGAGGCGGCGGCACGCCGCGGCGGCGGGCTACCCGCCGCGCGCCCACTACCGCCGGCATCGCGACCGTCATAGCTGCGTTAGGCGTAGCTTGGCTCTGGTCTGTGTTTCGCGAGCCCCCCGGCCGTCTCGAGGCCCGCGCGGGTGCGGCGCTCGCCCGATGGGACCGAGCCGGCGCCGAGTCGGACCTGCGCCGAGCCGTCGCGCTCGACTCGGCCGACCCGCGCGTCGCGCTCGGGCTCGCCCAGGTGATGGCGCTCCGGGGCGCGCCGCCGAGCGCTTGGCAGGCTTTGGCGCGGCGCGCGGCGCGCGACACTGCGGGGATCGATGCACGCGCGCGTCCGCGCGCGGCGGCGCTCGTGGCGATGGCGGACGGCGGACCCGCAAAAGCGTGCCCGCTCTGGCGTGCCGCCCGCGCGACCGCCGCCGCGGTCGCCGCTGACCGCGTGACGGACGTCGCGCTCGCCGATTGCCTCGTGGCCGACCAAGAAGTCGTGCAGGACGCCACGAGCCCATCGGGTTATCGATTCCGCAGCAGCCTGCACGAGGCGGCGGTGCTGTACGAGAGGGCGCTGGCCGAGGCGCCTAACATGGGCGACACGTTCGCGGCGCTGGTGCCGCGAATCATGGGCGTCCGCTACCTCGATCGCAACCGGCTCCGGTCCGGGTGGACCGCAGGTCCTGCCCGGGTGCGACTCGTCGCATACCCCGCGCTGGTAGACGATACGCTGAGCTTCGTGCCGTGGCGGCCCGTCGACCTGGCGCGGCCGGGCGCCACTTCCGGGACTGGCGGAGACGAGGATGCTGTCACGCGCAATATCCGGATTGTGCGGGCGCTGTGCGCGCGCTGGGTCCGTGTCGCGCCGGACGATCCACGCGCGCACGCCGCATTCGCCGAGGTCCTCGACGTCGCTGGCGAACTCGCGGACGGCGCCGAGTCGGCATTGCGTGAGGAGGGCGTGGCGCGCACCCTGCTCGCCCCACGCGCCGACGGTCCGAACGGGTCGCCCGAAGCATTCGTCGAACACGTCGGTGTCGCCGCGTCCGAGGTCCGGACGCTGATGAAGGCATCCCGATTCGCGGCGGCGCGGGCGCTCGCGGACACGATACTGACGTGGCCCAGACCGCGCACGCTCACCGGGGCCGCGCGGGAGGAGGTCGCCGAACGCGTGATCCCGCTTGCCGTGCTGACCGGGCGCATCGGGACGGCACTCTCGCTCGCGCAGACGTTCGTGGACGACTACCGGCTCGCCTCGCCCGACGGCCGAGTCACTACCGCGCCCCCGGCGCTCGCGCACACGGCCGTTGCGCTCGCCGTCTACTCGGCCGTCGGCGCGCCGGCCGACACCTTGCGCGCCCTGTTCGCGAGGGTACCGGGCGAGGTCCGCGACCTCGTCGCGCCGTCGCGCGATGCTCGTTCCGGTGCTCGAGCGCCCGCT
The Gemmatimonadetes bacterium T265 genome window above contains:
- a CDS encoding hypothetical protein (frameshifted, insertion at around 704987,705567), yielding MLHRDVTPGNILLSADGAFLADFGIARAVLEADDEQRLTSTGIVVGTPAYMSPEQGCGDRHLGARSDLYALASVTYEMLAGQPPFMGPTPQSVLGQKAAHEPQSVRRLRPSVPEHVDAALGRALRPVPADRFTDVEAFVAVLGGGGTPRRRATRRAPTTAGIATVIAALGVAWLWSVFREPPGRLEARAGAALARWDRAGAESDLRRAVALDSADPRVALGLAQVMALRGAPPSAWQALARRAARDTAGIDARARPRAAALVAMADGGPAKACPLWRAARATAAAVAADRVTDVALADCLVADQEVVQDATSPSGYRFRSSLHEAAVLYERALAEAPNMGDTFAALVPRIMGVRYLDRNRLRSGWTAGPARVRLVAYPALVDDTLSFVPWRPVDLARPGATSGTGGDEDAVTRNIRIVRALCARWVRVAPDDPRAHAAFAEVLDVAGELADGAESALREEGVARTLLAPRADGPNGSPEAFVEHVGVAASEVRTLMKASRFAAARALADTILTWPRPRTLTGAAREEVAERVIPLAVLTGRIGTALSLAQTFVDDYRLASPDGRVTTAPPALAHTAVALAVYSAVGAPADTLRALFARVPGEVRDLVAPSRDARSGARAPARHGGAVARGVRSSGGRRR